A genomic stretch from Arachis stenosperma cultivar V10309 chromosome 3, arast.V10309.gnm1.PFL2, whole genome shotgun sequence includes:
- the LOC130968214 gene encoding AP-2 complex subunit alpha-1-like — protein MALSGMRGLSVFISDVRNCQNKEQERLRVDKELGKIRTRFKSEKGLKPYDKKKYVWKMLYIYMLGYDVDFGHMEAVSLISAPKYPEKQVGYIVTSCLVNENHDFLRLAINTVRTDIIGRNETFQCLALTMVGNIGGREFSESLAPDVQKLLVSSSCRPLVKKKAALCLLRLYRKNPDVVNVDGWAVRMAQLLDERDLGVLTSSMSLLVALVSNNYEAYWSCLPKCVKILERLARNQDIPQEYTYYGIPSPWLQVKTMRALQYFPIIEDPNTRRSLFEVLQRILMGTDVVKNVNKNNASHAVLFEALALVMHLDAEKEMMSQCVTLLGKFIAVREPNIRYLGLENMTRMFMITDVQDIIKRHQAQIITSLKDPDISIRRRALDLLYSMCDVSNAKDIVEELLQYLSTADFAMREELSLKAAILAEKFTPDLSWYVDVILQLIDKAGEFVSDDIWFRVIQFVTNNDDLQPYAAAKAREYLDKPAIHETMVKVSAYILGEFGHLLVRQPGFSPREIFNIIHEKLPTVSISTIPILLSTYAKILMHTQPPDPDLQNQIWAIFKKYESCIEVEIQQRAVEYFALSRKGAALVDILAEMPKFPERQSALIKRAEDTEVDTAEQSAMKLRAQQLSQTSNALVVSDQHPANGTPAVMVNQLGLLKVPNPSTRSNMDNDSEDQRLPQVNGTLSKVDALPQYADLDGVLLDTLAIEGPPSSIVQPKSNSNLGLGGIAVESSALVPVDQQANAVQPIGNIAERFRSLCLKDSGVLYEDPYIQIGLKAEWRAHQGRVVLFLGNKNTSPLLSVQAIILPPTHLKTELSLVPETIPPRAQVQCPLEVVNLLPSRDVAVLDFSYKFGNDMVNVKLQLPAVLNKFLQPISISAEDFFAQWRSLSGPPLKLQEVVRGVKPLPLLEMANLFDSYSLTVCPGLDPNPNNLVACATFYSENTRAMLCLIRIETDPADRTQLRMTVASGDPTLTFELKMFIKEMLVSIPPAIQKPPQASPTPLQQASDVAASTDPGAMLAALL, from the exons ATGGCGTTATCGGGAATGAGAGGTCTGTCGGTGTTCATCAGCGATGTCCGCAACTGTCAGAACAAGGAACAGGAGAGGCTACGCGTCGACAAGGAGCTCGGAAAAATCCGAACTCGCTTCAAGAGCGAGAAG GGTTTGAAACCATATGACAAAAAGAAATATGTATGGAAAATGCTTTACATATATATGCTTGGCTATGATGTGGATTTTGGTCACATGGAAGCCGTTTCTCTAATATCTGCTCCAAAGTATCCAGAAAAGCAG GTTGGGTACATTGTGACATCATGTCTGGTCAATGAAAACCATGACTTTCTGAGATTGGCAATAAATACTGTGCGGACTGATATTATTGGTCGCAATGAAACATTTCAGTGCTTAGCATTGACTATG GTTGGAAATATTGGTGGAAGAGAATTTTCCGAGTCCTTAGCACCTGATGTACAGAAGTTGCTG GTATCTAGCAGTTGCAGAccgcttgtgaaaaaaaaagctGCTTTATGCTTACTGCGATTATACAGGAAAAATCCAGATGTTGTCAATGTAGATGGGTG GGCGGTTCGGATGGCACAACTTTTGGATGAACGAGACCTTGGTGTTTTGACTTCTTCTATGAGTCTCCTTGTTGCTTTGGTGTCAAACAATTATGAGGCATATTGGAGTTGTCTTCCCAAGTGTGTAAAAATTTTAGAACGCCTTGCTAGGAACCAGGATATTCCGCAAGAGTACACTTACTACGGCATCCCATCTCCCTGGCTTCAG GTCAAAACAATGAGGGCCCTTCAGTATTTTCCGATCATTGAAGATCCAAATACCAGAAGATCACTATTTGAG GTCTTACAAAGGATATTGATGGGCACTGACGTGGTAAAAAATGTGAACAAAAATAATGCATCTCATGCTGTTCTTTTTGAAGCCCTTGCTCTG GTTATGCATCTTGATGCTGAAAAAGAGATGATGTCTCAATGTGTGACTCTTCTTGGAAAATTTATTGCTGTTCGAGAGCCAAATATTCGATATCTAGGCTTG GAAAATATGACTAGAATGTTTATGATTACAGATGTGCAAGATATCATAAAAAGACACCAGGCTCAGATTATTACCTCATTGAAAGATCCTGACATCAG TATTCGAAGGCGTGCTTTGGATTTGCTTTATAGCATGTGTGATGTTTCAAATGCAAAGGATATAGTTGAAGAACTACTGCAG TATCTCAGCACAGCAGATTTTGCAATGCGAGAGGAATTATCACTAAAAGCAGCTATTCTTGCGGAGAAGTTTACACCAGATCTTTCTTG GTATGTAGATGTGATCCTTCAACTAATTGACAAGGCTGGAGAATTTGTTAGTGATGACATCTGGTTTCGTGTGATACAATTTGTTACAAATAATGATGATCTACAG CCTTATGCCGCAGCAAAAGCTCGAGAGTATCTTGATAAGCCTGCCATACATGAGACAATGGTTAAG GTTAGTGCATATATCCTTGGAGAGTTTGGGCACCTTCTAGTGAGACAACCTGGGTTTAGTCCAAGGGAAATATTTAACATCATACATGAGAAGCTTCCTACTGTATC GATTTCTACTATTCCTATTCTTCTATCAACATATGCTAAAATTCTTATGCACACTCAACCACCAGACCCTGATCTACAGAATCAGATATGGGCAATATTCAAAAA ATATGAGAGTTGCATTGAAGTTGAGATACAGCAGCGGGCTGTTGAATATTTTGCCTTGAGTAGAAAAGGTGCAGCATTAGTTGATATATTAGCTGAAATGCCTAAATTCCCTGAACGGCAG TCTGCATTGATCAAAAGGGCTGAAGACACTGAAGTTGATACTGCAGAACAAAGTGCAATGAAGTTGCGAGCCCAGCAACTTTCTCAAACATCAAATGCATTGGTTGTATCTGACCAACACCCTGCTAATGGTACACCAGCAGTCATGGTCAACCAACTTGGTCTTTTAAAGGTGCCCAACCCCAGCACAAGGAGTAACATG GATAATGATTCAGAGGATCAAAGATTACCCCAGGTAAATGGGACTTTGAGTAAAGTAGATGCTCTGCCTCAATATGCCGACCTTGATGGTGTTCTCTTGGATACATTGGCTATTGAGGGCCCACCCAGCAGCATTGTCCAACCTAAGTCAAATTCCAATTTGGGATTGGGAGGTATTGCAGTTGAGTCATCAGCCCTCGTTCCTGTTGATCAGCAAGCTAATGCTGTGCAG CCAATTGGAAATATCGCTGAAAGGTTTCGTTCTTTGTGCTTGAAGGATAGTGGTGTTCTATATGAGGATCCTTACATTCAG ATTGGCCTTAAAGCAGAATGGAGAGCTCATCAGGGACGCGTTGTTCTTTTTTTGGGAAACAAGAATACTTCTCCTCTCCTCTCTGTTCAAGCTATAATATTGCCACCCACTCATTTAAAGACGGAGCTCTCATTAGTACCAGAAACTATACCTCCCCGGGCACAG GTGCAATGCCCACTTGAAGTTGTTAATCTCCTCCCAAGCAGGGATGTGGCTGTTCTTGACTTCTCATACAAGTTTGGTAATGATATG GTCAACGTCAAACTTCAGCTTCCAGCTGTCCTAAATAAATTTCTTCAGCCTATATCTATATCTGCTGAAGATTTTTTCGCTCAATGGAGATCCCTATCTGGACCACCTTTAAAGCTTCAAGAAGTG GTTAGAGGTGTCAAACCACTTCCGTTGCTTGAAATGGCCAACTTATTCGATAGTTACTCTTTGACAGTCTGCCCGGGGCTG GATCCCAATCCAAACAATCTTGTTGCGTGTGCAACATTCTATTCAGAAAATACAAGAGCCATGCTCTGTTTG ATAAGAATTGAAACGGATCCAGCAGACAGAACCCAGCTACGAATGACGGTTGCTTCGGGAGACCCAACACTAACATTTGA GTTGAAGATGTTTATAAAGGAAATGCTAGTCAGCATTCCCCCAGCAATCCAGAAACCTCCACAAGCATCTCCAACACCACTTCAACAAGCCAGTGATGTAGCAGCATCGACAGACCCCGGGGCTAT